The window ACTTCCTCCGCATGTTCGCCATGCTGGCGGGGCGCAGCGCCGAGGAGTTCGCCCGCATCCAGGCGCTGGCCGAGCGGGCCCTGCTGAACCAGGGCGTCACCTTCTCGGTGTACTCGGACTCGCGGGGCACCGAGAAGATCTTCCCCTTCTGCCTCATCCCCCGCATCGTCTCGAGCGTGGACTGGATGCGTCTGGAGCGCGGGCTGGAGCAGCGCACCCGGGCGCTGGGCCTCTTCCTGGATGACGTCTACGGCCCGCAGCGGATGCTCGCGGAGCGGCCCGAGCTGCGAGACATCGTCCTGGGCACGAAGCTGTACCTGCCCCAGCTGCGCCACGTGCGGCCCCCAGGCGGCGTGCGCATCCACGTGGCGGGCATCGATCTCATCCGGGACGAGCGCGGCACCTTCCGGGTGCTCGAGGACAACCTGCGCACCCCGTCGGGTGTCTCCTACGTGATGGAGAACCGCATCATCTCCAAGCGGGTGATGCCGGAGATCTTCGAGCAGGCGCGGATCCGCCAGGTGGACCACTACCCCGCGCGGCTGGCGGAGACGCTGCGCGCCGTCTCGCCCGAGGATCCCGAGCACTCCACGCTGGTGGTGCTCACGCCCGGGCCCTACAACTCCGCCTACTTCGAGCACTCGTTCCTGGCGCGCACCATGGGCGTGGAGCTGGTGCAGCCGGCCGATCTCTTCGTGGAGCGCGATCAGGTGTTCGTGCGCACCACCCGGGGGCCGCGCCGCGTGCACGTCATCTACCGGCGCATCGATGACGCCTTCCTGGATCCCGAGGCCTTCCGCCCGGACAGCCTGCTGGGCGTGCGCGGGCTGATGCGGGCGTACGCCGCGGGCAACGTGGCGCTGGCCAACGCGCCGGGCAACGGGGTGGCGGACGACAAGGCCGTGTACGCCTTCGTGCCGGAGATGATCCGCTTCTACCTCTCCGAGGAGCCGCTGCTGGAGCAGGTGCCCACCTACGTCTGCGCGCGCAGGCAGGAGCGCGACTACGTGGTGGATCACCTGGAGCAACTGGTGGTGAAGGCGGTGGACGAGGCCGGTGGCTACGGGATGCTGATGGGCCCGCAGTCCACGCCCGAGGCGCGCGAGGAGTTCCGCGCCCGCATCCTCGCCGAGCCGCGCAAGTACGTGGC of the Hyalangium gracile genome contains:
- a CDS encoding circularly permuted type 2 ATP-grasp protein — its product is MRRMLVPGLFDDYAVAPGTFDELFEASGTARSHFLRMFAMLAGRSAEEFARIQALAERALLNQGVTFSVYSDSRGTEKIFPFCLIPRIVSSVDWMRLERGLEQRTRALGLFLDDVYGPQRMLAERPELRDIVLGTKLYLPQLRHVRPPGGVRIHVAGIDLIRDERGTFRVLEDNLRTPSGVSYVMENRIISKRVMPEIFEQARIRQVDHYPARLAETLRAVSPEDPEHSTLVVLTPGPYNSAYFEHSFLARTMGVELVQPADLFVERDQVFVRTTRGPRRVHVIYRRIDDAFLDPEAFRPDSLLGVRGLMRAYAAGNVALANAPGNGVADDKAVYAFVPEMIRFYLSEEPLLEQVPTYVCARRQERDYVVDHLEQLVVKAVDEAGGYGMLMGPQSTPEAREEFRARILAEPRKYVAQPRVELSTCPTWDAGKGRVAPRRVDLRPYILTGPQGPWVLPGGLSRVALREGSYVVNSSQGGGSKDTWVQREVA